Proteins from one Kazachstania africana CBS 2517 chromosome 1, complete genome genomic window:
- the SLU7 gene encoding mRNA splicing protein SLU7 (similar to Saccharomyces cerevisiae SLU7 (YDR088C); ancestral locus Anc_8.222) has translation MNNKRSYNDRNKHTNSNENEHIPRYIKTKPWYYNDSKSEDYLIHHRQKHGKDNNSIDIDHNDEPKIGLGIEDRFISMKRSYKKNKSNICENCGSEGHSRRDCLEKPRKLQSRIEGENIEVKVRDDDNLDWDAKNDRWFGYAGKEYDETLQSWREKRDRNMILDNQDKESTWDIDEEVELFKLGLQRDSAGKLREERNGKAGASVTSVRLREDKAAYLKDIHSDEINYDPKSRLYKSQELGTVDEKSKMFRRKLVGEGLELEKLHKFSRDYAKSVGIRDEREDKKKIEHVLIANPTKYEQLMKQQKSIEQEKANKNKVDISTLQAQKLHGTKQSEEDKKQIMDLYE, from the coding sequence ATGAATAACAAGAGATCCTATAATGATAGGAATAAACATACAAACTCAAATGAAAACGAACATATTCCCAGATATATAAAAACTAAACCATGGTATTataatgattcaaaatcgGAAGATTATCTAATTCATCACAGGCAGAAACATGGCaaagataataattcaattgatattgatcATAATGATGAACCAAAGATAGGTCTCGGAATTGAAGATAGATTTATATCAATGAAGCGCAGttataaaaagaataagTCTAACATTTGTGAGAACTGTGGTTCTGAAGGCCATTCTAGAAGAGACTGTTTAGAAAAACCAAGAAAACTACAATCTAGGATAGAAggagaaaatattgaagtGAAAGTAAGGGATGACGACAATCTTGATTGGGACGCCAAGAATGATAGATGGTTCGGTTATGCAGGAAAGGAATATGATGAGACGTTGCAATCATGGAGGGAGAAAAGAGACAGAAATATGATCCTAGATAACCAAGATAAAGAAAGTACGTGGGacattgatgaagaagtagAATTGTTCAAATTAGGCTTACAAAGGGATTCTGCAGGGAAACTAAGAGAAGAACGAAACGGCAAAGCTGGCGCTTCTGTAACGTCAGTCAGATTGAGAGAAGATAAAGCTGCTTACCTAAAGGATATCCATTCCGATGAAATAAATTATGACCCAAAATCAAGACTTTACAAGAGTCAAGAATTAGGTACCGTGGAtgagaaatcaaaaatgttCCGGAGGAAACTAGTTGGGGAAGGTTTAGAATTAGAGAAACTGCACAAATTTTCACGTGATTATGCTAAAAGTGTAGGTATTCGTGACGAAAGAGAggacaagaagaaaattgaacATGTTCTTATTGCAAACCCTACCAAATATGAGCAACTAATGAAGCAACAAAAAAGTATAGAACAGGAAAAAGCgaacaaaaataaagtaGACATCAGCACTTTACAAGCTCAAAAGTTACATGGTACCAAGCAAAGCGAAGAGGATAAGAAACAGATAATGGATCTTTATGAATAG
- the RRP1 gene encoding Rrp1p (similar to Saccharomyces cerevisiae RRP1 (YDR087C); ancestral locus Anc_8.221), whose amino-acid sequence METSTFVKQLSSNNRRVRETSLEALQKFLRAPQLKNSKQLEFDKLWKGLYYAMWFSDRPRPQQRLANKLGELYGVYFDANDNKNTAEEITMNDKAFFKFSKAFWKVLCLEWFNIDRYRLDKYLLLVRRVFFNQLKYLQSRNWSKPVVAGYIEKVLKSLPLSGDSKVYSGIPIHIIDIILDEWERLLTNRNDEFDNEDEEELTEEEKASLVKDTPLALFIEIFTELQNDVNKSKVLRNKIKEDLLHDERLVKWEILSITDEGEEESEAEEDEEEEEEWKGF is encoded by the coding sequence ATGGAAACTTCAACATTTGTTAAGCAGCTTTCCTCTAATAATAGGAGAGTTAGAGAAACTTCTTTGGAAGCTTTGCAAAAATTCTTACGAGCACCACAACTTAAAAATTCGAAACAGTTAGAATTCGATAAATTATGGAAGGGTCTTTATTACGCTATGTGGTTCAGCGATCGTCCAAGACCACAACAACGTCTAGCTAATAAACTGGGTGAGTTATATGGCGTATATTTCGATGCAAACGACAACAAAAATACAGCGGAAGAAATAACCATGAATGATAAAGcttttttcaagttcagTAAAGCCTTTTGGAAGGTATTATGCTTGGAATGGTTTAATATTGATCGTTACAGATTAGATAAATATCTATTATTAGTCAGAAGagtatttttcaatcaattaaaatatttacaatcTAGGAATTGGAGTAAGCCTGTGGTTGCTGgttatattgaaaaagtatTGAAGTCATTACCATTAAGCGGTGATTCCAAAGTTTATAGCGGGATCCCAATACATATTATCGACATTATTCTCGATGAGTGGGAAAGATTATTGACCAACCgcaatgatgaatttgataatgaagatgaagaggaattaactgaagaagaaaaagcaTCGTTAGTGAAAGATACCCCACTTGCtttattcattgaaatttttactGAATTACAAAACGACGTGAATAAGAGCAAAGTGCTAAGAAACAAGATCAAGGAGGATCTTCTACACGATGAAAGGTTGGTTAAATGGGagattctttcaataaccGAtgaaggagaagaagaaagtgaagcagaagaggatgaagaagaagaagaagaatggAAGGGCTTCTAG
- the SSS1 gene encoding translocon subunit SSS1 (similar to Saccharomyces cerevisiae SSS1 (YDR086C); ancestral locus Anc_8.220), with protein sequence MAGEKSENNQIEKLMDAPVEFFKDGKQFLSKCKKPTGSEYSKIIRAVGFGFIAVGVIGYAIKLIHIPIRYVIV encoded by the coding sequence atgGCAGGTGAAAAGAGCGAAAATAACCAAATCgaaaaattgatggatGCTCCAGTGGAGTTTTTCAAAGACGGTAAGCAATTTTTAAGTAAATGTAAGAAACCAACTGGTAGTGAATACTCAAAAATTATCAGAGCAGTCGGTTTCGGTTTCATTGCTGTCGGTGTCATTGGTTACGCTATTAAATTAATCCACATTCCTATTAGATATGTAATTGTCTAA